One stretch of Cyclopterus lumpus isolate fCycLum1 chromosome 10, fCycLum1.pri, whole genome shotgun sequence DNA includes these proteins:
- the rell2 gene encoding RELT-like protein 2 isoform X2 codes for MGPRLSSLNTGACLTEGISKTMQLAPKQSRLITDQTYIMTELEASGVVDHPPPYIIFVVVFLFFLTGLLGFLVCHLLKKKGYRCRTGDMDDEKEEEKLGGNADDEDEENQDTVEQILKCIIENEANMEAFNEMFGNHAQHDPRLRKESVGGVPPHHHTVHSGSAHNSCHLCAQVRSKKGRRQSRPPRFKQRPGEQTVFSVGRFRVTHTDKKLHGGPNPLVNSGDQLDQSQDSEEPKEGGYNLRSMFKDVQSPSEGSTVNVGKRRKSVTIFGLRRGSDPVGIKVKEGTGRETGGIRFAIQQQPVVLEELLQAENIEVANGSDTKPGIKPETKPSKSQTLASPQHVPNILGSVNSPSYQSKDLVHALKDGSKHRPSAEPGTNHMFKLSIGTSVASAPSSLPIPSPALSEHSFKTTEKQGNVVEDKVLKKEEAYDPGPLQTSTPIAPIPVSIPGFTPVIPIGQPEPCSSPGCSVTETPRDPSFSTDLESGFGASLALISLGSSPPSLLPIKTPSSSSSLKMPISLVGVTPSPKLSSRNTPSEAGKTAFSSSPKLPSGTAMSSQAPVLSSSFRKSTSPLQAPILLPALTASSKLDTMPVSPQTPSSSTADHNLSFRSSPRLTLKSGSVVSVASMTRGDMISLKEQELEVARTLKTEEKTEITRVGILKTVILSPVEGHSKGSALYSPTENRLSSLPLSPSSPLSLSSPIGSRINSVTIIKASPDSKREFSVVTLMEQEVSSTSIKQQKGATSELRVESEKGDEICVSGVGHRESQNEETPRAEVKPRVSQEKDDMVEMEDIRDCKVTQVEEEERVEEELEKMVTI; via the exons ATGGGACCGCGTCTCAGCAGCCTGAACACCGGAGCCTGTCTGACTGAAG GTATCTCCAAAACTATGCAACtcgcaccaaaacaatctagattgataacAG ACCAAACCTACATTATGACGGAATTAGAAGCTTCTGGGGTGGTGGATCATCCCCCACCCTACATAATCTTTGTGgtggtcttcctcttcttcctcaccgGACTGCTCGGCTTTCTCGTCTGCCACCTGTTGAAGAAGAAGGGCTACCGCTGCCGCACTGGAGACATGGACgatgaaaaggaggaggagaagcttgGAGGAAACGCAGACG ATGAGGACGAAGAGAACCAGGACACAGTGGAGCAGATCCTCAAATGCATTATTGAAAATGAAG CTAACATGGAAGCTTTCAATGAGATGTTTGGAAACCATGCGCAACATGACCCCAG GTTGCGTAAGGAGTCTGTTGGTGGTGTTCCTCCCCATCACCACACAGTCCACTCAGGCTCCGCCCACAACTCCTGTCACCTCTGTGCCCAGGTCCGATCTAAAAAGGGCCGAAGACAAAGTCGACCCCCCCGCTTTAAACAACGACCAGGAGAGCAGACTGTCTTCTCTGTTGGCAG GTTCCGGGTGACGCACACTGATAAGAAGCTCCACGGAGGTCCTAATCCATTGGTCAATTCAGGAGACCAGCTGGACCAATCCCAGGACAGTGAGGAGCCTAAGGAAGGCGGGTACAATCTAAGAAGCATGTTCAAGGATGTCCAATCACCTTCAGAGGGCTCTACTGTGAACGTGGGGAAACGCAGGAAGAGTGTAACCATATTTGGGTTAAGGCGGGGTAGCGACCCCGTTGGCATTAAAGTAAAAGAAGGGACCGGAAGGGAGACCGGAGGTATTAGATTCGCTATTCAGCAGCAACCTGTAGTGCTGGAGGAACTGTTGCAGGCAGAGAACATTGAAGTTGCTAATGGAAGTGATACTAAACCTGGTATCAAACCTGAAACCAAGCCCTCAAAGAGTCAAACTCTCGCTTCACCTCAACATGTGCCTAACATTTTAGGTTCTGTTAATTCTCCCTCTTACCAAAGTAAGGATCTGGTGCATGCTCTTAAGGATGGCTCTAAACATAGACCTAGTGCTGAACCTGGTACCAACCATATGTTCAAACTTTCCATTGGGACTTCTGTAGCTTCTGCCCCGAGCTCTCTTCCCATTCCATCTCCTGCTTTATCTGAACATTCATTTAAGacaacagaaaaacaaggcAATGTTGTTGAGGATAAGGTGTTAAAAAAGGAAGAGGCATATGATCCTGGTCCACTACAGACCTCTACACCCATTGCCCCAATTCCTGTATCCATTCCAGGTTTCACTCCTGTCATTCCTATTGGTCAACCTGAACCCTGTTCGAGCCCAGGTTGTTCAGTTACTGAAACTCCCCGTGACCCAAGCTTCAGCACAGATCTGGAATCAGGTTTTGGTGCAAGCCTAGCTTTAATAAGCTTAggttcatctcctccatctttgttACCAATCAAGACcccatcttcatcctcttcattaaAAATGCCCATCTCACTGGTGGGGGTCACACCAAGCCCCAAACTAAGCTCAAGAAATACACCATCAGAGGCTGGAAAAACAGCCTTTTCCTCAAGCCCCAAACTCCCATCAGGCACAGCGATGTCTAGCCAGGCCCCTGTTCTATCTTCATCATTTAGAAAAAGTACAAGTCCATTACAAGCACCAATTCTCTTACCTGCTCTTACTGCTAGCTCCAAACTTGACACCATGCCAGTTTCACCACAAACCCCCTCTTCTTCTACAGCGGACCACAACCTGTCCTTCAGAAGTTCACCTCGTCTGACTTTGAAGTCAGGAAGTGTGGTGTCTGTAGCATCTATGACCAGAGGGGATATGATTTCTTTAAAGGAACAAGAGCTAGAAGTAGCCAGAACCCTGAAGACGgaagaaaaaactgaaataacgAGAGTAGGGATTCTGAAAACAGTTATACTTTCACCAGTTGAGGGACATTCTAAAGGTTCTGCCCTTTACTCTCCCACTGAAAACAGACTGAGCAGTTTGCCTCTGTCACCTTCCAGTCCACTGTCCCTCTCCTCACCTATAGGAAGCAGAATAAACAGTGTGACCATCATCAAAGCCAGCCCAGACAGCAAGAGAGAGTTTTCTGTTGTCACCCTGATGGAGCAGGAAGTATCCTCTacttcaataaaacaacagaaaggAGCAACTTCTGAACTCAGGGTTGAATCAGAAAAAGGAGATGAGatttgtgtttcaggtgttgGACATCGTGAAAGTCAAAATGAAGAGACTCCTAGAGCAGAAGTTAAACCAAGGGTGAGCCAAGAGAAGGATGATATGGTGGAGATGGAAGATATTAGGGACTGCAAAGTGACacaggtggaagaagaagagagggtggaggaggagttggaGAAGATGGTGACAATTTAG
- the rell2 gene encoding RELT-like protein 2 isoform X3, translating into MQLAPKQSRLITDQTYIMTELEASGVVDHPPPYIIFVVVFLFFLTGLLGFLVCHLLKKKGYRCRTGDMDDEKEEEKLGGNADDEDEENQDTVEQILKCIIENEANMEAFNEMFGNHAQHDPRLRKESVGGVPPHHHTVHSGSAHNSCHLCAQVRSKKGRRQSRPPRFKQRPGEQTVFSVGRFRVTHTDKKLHGGPNPLVNSGDQLDQSQDSEEPKEGGYNLRSMFKDVQSPSEGSTVNVGKRRKSVTIFGLRRGSDPVGIKVKEGTGRETGGIRFAIQQQPVVLEELLQAENIEVANGSDTKPGIKPETKPSKSQTLASPQHVPNILGSVNSPSYQSKDLVHALKDGSKHRPSAEPGTNHMFKLSIGTSVASAPSSLPIPSPALSEHSFKTTEKQGNVVEDKVLKKEEAYDPGPLQTSTPIAPIPVSIPGFTPVIPIGQPEPCSSPGCSVTETPRDPSFSTDLESGFGASLALISLGSSPPSLLPIKTPSSSSSLKMPISLVGVTPSPKLSSRNTPSEAGKTAFSSSPKLPSGTAMSSQAPVLSSSFRKSTSPLQAPILLPALTASSKLDTMPVSPQTPSSSTADHNLSFRSSPRLTLKSGSVVSVASMTRGDMISLKEQELEVARTLKTEEKTEITRVGILKTVILSPVEGHSKGSALYSPTENRLSSLPLSPSSPLSLSSPIGSRINSVTIIKASPDSKREFSVVTLMEQEVSSTSIKQQKGATSELRVESEKGDEICVSGVGHRESQNEETPRAEVKPRVSQEKDDMVEMEDIRDCKVTQVEEEERVEEELEKMVTI; encoded by the exons ATGCAACtcgcaccaaaacaatctagattgataacAG ACCAAACCTACATTATGACGGAATTAGAAGCTTCTGGGGTGGTGGATCATCCCCCACCCTACATAATCTTTGTGgtggtcttcctcttcttcctcaccgGACTGCTCGGCTTTCTCGTCTGCCACCTGTTGAAGAAGAAGGGCTACCGCTGCCGCACTGGAGACATGGACgatgaaaaggaggaggagaagcttgGAGGAAACGCAGACG ATGAGGACGAAGAGAACCAGGACACAGTGGAGCAGATCCTCAAATGCATTATTGAAAATGAAG CTAACATGGAAGCTTTCAATGAGATGTTTGGAAACCATGCGCAACATGACCCCAG GTTGCGTAAGGAGTCTGTTGGTGGTGTTCCTCCCCATCACCACACAGTCCACTCAGGCTCCGCCCACAACTCCTGTCACCTCTGTGCCCAGGTCCGATCTAAAAAGGGCCGAAGACAAAGTCGACCCCCCCGCTTTAAACAACGACCAGGAGAGCAGACTGTCTTCTCTGTTGGCAG GTTCCGGGTGACGCACACTGATAAGAAGCTCCACGGAGGTCCTAATCCATTGGTCAATTCAGGAGACCAGCTGGACCAATCCCAGGACAGTGAGGAGCCTAAGGAAGGCGGGTACAATCTAAGAAGCATGTTCAAGGATGTCCAATCACCTTCAGAGGGCTCTACTGTGAACGTGGGGAAACGCAGGAAGAGTGTAACCATATTTGGGTTAAGGCGGGGTAGCGACCCCGTTGGCATTAAAGTAAAAGAAGGGACCGGAAGGGAGACCGGAGGTATTAGATTCGCTATTCAGCAGCAACCTGTAGTGCTGGAGGAACTGTTGCAGGCAGAGAACATTGAAGTTGCTAATGGAAGTGATACTAAACCTGGTATCAAACCTGAAACCAAGCCCTCAAAGAGTCAAACTCTCGCTTCACCTCAACATGTGCCTAACATTTTAGGTTCTGTTAATTCTCCCTCTTACCAAAGTAAGGATCTGGTGCATGCTCTTAAGGATGGCTCTAAACATAGACCTAGTGCTGAACCTGGTACCAACCATATGTTCAAACTTTCCATTGGGACTTCTGTAGCTTCTGCCCCGAGCTCTCTTCCCATTCCATCTCCTGCTTTATCTGAACATTCATTTAAGacaacagaaaaacaaggcAATGTTGTTGAGGATAAGGTGTTAAAAAAGGAAGAGGCATATGATCCTGGTCCACTACAGACCTCTACACCCATTGCCCCAATTCCTGTATCCATTCCAGGTTTCACTCCTGTCATTCCTATTGGTCAACCTGAACCCTGTTCGAGCCCAGGTTGTTCAGTTACTGAAACTCCCCGTGACCCAAGCTTCAGCACAGATCTGGAATCAGGTTTTGGTGCAAGCCTAGCTTTAATAAGCTTAggttcatctcctccatctttgttACCAATCAAGACcccatcttcatcctcttcattaaAAATGCCCATCTCACTGGTGGGGGTCACACCAAGCCCCAAACTAAGCTCAAGAAATACACCATCAGAGGCTGGAAAAACAGCCTTTTCCTCAAGCCCCAAACTCCCATCAGGCACAGCGATGTCTAGCCAGGCCCCTGTTCTATCTTCATCATTTAGAAAAAGTACAAGTCCATTACAAGCACCAATTCTCTTACCTGCTCTTACTGCTAGCTCCAAACTTGACACCATGCCAGTTTCACCACAAACCCCCTCTTCTTCTACAGCGGACCACAACCTGTCCTTCAGAAGTTCACCTCGTCTGACTTTGAAGTCAGGAAGTGTGGTGTCTGTAGCATCTATGACCAGAGGGGATATGATTTCTTTAAAGGAACAAGAGCTAGAAGTAGCCAGAACCCTGAAGACGgaagaaaaaactgaaataacgAGAGTAGGGATTCTGAAAACAGTTATACTTTCACCAGTTGAGGGACATTCTAAAGGTTCTGCCCTTTACTCTCCCACTGAAAACAGACTGAGCAGTTTGCCTCTGTCACCTTCCAGTCCACTGTCCCTCTCCTCACCTATAGGAAGCAGAATAAACAGTGTGACCATCATCAAAGCCAGCCCAGACAGCAAGAGAGAGTTTTCTGTTGTCACCCTGATGGAGCAGGAAGTATCCTCTacttcaataaaacaacagaaaggAGCAACTTCTGAACTCAGGGTTGAATCAGAAAAAGGAGATGAGatttgtgtttcaggtgttgGACATCGTGAAAGTCAAAATGAAGAGACTCCTAGAGCAGAAGTTAAACCAAGGGTGAGCCAAGAGAAGGATGATATGGTGGAGATGGAAGATATTAGGGACTGCAAAGTGACacaggtggaagaagaagagagggtggaggaggagttggaGAAGATGGTGACAATTTAG
- the rell2 gene encoding RELT-like protein 2 isoform X1 codes for MFTLFINQISTACFLCFLCHPTLTFTCSDVSTVDWQELDQTYIMTELEASGVVDHPPPYIIFVVVFLFFLTGLLGFLVCHLLKKKGYRCRTGDMDDEKEEEKLGGNADDEDEENQDTVEQILKCIIENEANMEAFNEMFGNHAQHDPRLRKESVGGVPPHHHTVHSGSAHNSCHLCAQVRSKKGRRQSRPPRFKQRPGEQTVFSVGRFRVTHTDKKLHGGPNPLVNSGDQLDQSQDSEEPKEGGYNLRSMFKDVQSPSEGSTVNVGKRRKSVTIFGLRRGSDPVGIKVKEGTGRETGGIRFAIQQQPVVLEELLQAENIEVANGSDTKPGIKPETKPSKSQTLASPQHVPNILGSVNSPSYQSKDLVHALKDGSKHRPSAEPGTNHMFKLSIGTSVASAPSSLPIPSPALSEHSFKTTEKQGNVVEDKVLKKEEAYDPGPLQTSTPIAPIPVSIPGFTPVIPIGQPEPCSSPGCSVTETPRDPSFSTDLESGFGASLALISLGSSPPSLLPIKTPSSSSSLKMPISLVGVTPSPKLSSRNTPSEAGKTAFSSSPKLPSGTAMSSQAPVLSSSFRKSTSPLQAPILLPALTASSKLDTMPVSPQTPSSSTADHNLSFRSSPRLTLKSGSVVSVASMTRGDMISLKEQELEVARTLKTEEKTEITRVGILKTVILSPVEGHSKGSALYSPTENRLSSLPLSPSSPLSLSSPIGSRINSVTIIKASPDSKREFSVVTLMEQEVSSTSIKQQKGATSELRVESEKGDEICVSGVGHRESQNEETPRAEVKPRVSQEKDDMVEMEDIRDCKVTQVEEEERVEEELEKMVTI; via the exons atgtttacattgtttatcAACCAAATCTCAACagcttgttttctgtgttttctttgccaTCCCACATTGACTTTCACATGTTCGGATGTGTCCACCGTTGACTGGCAGGAACTTG ACCAAACCTACATTATGACGGAATTAGAAGCTTCTGGGGTGGTGGATCATCCCCCACCCTACATAATCTTTGTGgtggtcttcctcttcttcctcaccgGACTGCTCGGCTTTCTCGTCTGCCACCTGTTGAAGAAGAAGGGCTACCGCTGCCGCACTGGAGACATGGACgatgaaaaggaggaggagaagcttgGAGGAAACGCAGACG ATGAGGACGAAGAGAACCAGGACACAGTGGAGCAGATCCTCAAATGCATTATTGAAAATGAAG CTAACATGGAAGCTTTCAATGAGATGTTTGGAAACCATGCGCAACATGACCCCAG GTTGCGTAAGGAGTCTGTTGGTGGTGTTCCTCCCCATCACCACACAGTCCACTCAGGCTCCGCCCACAACTCCTGTCACCTCTGTGCCCAGGTCCGATCTAAAAAGGGCCGAAGACAAAGTCGACCCCCCCGCTTTAAACAACGACCAGGAGAGCAGACTGTCTTCTCTGTTGGCAG GTTCCGGGTGACGCACACTGATAAGAAGCTCCACGGAGGTCCTAATCCATTGGTCAATTCAGGAGACCAGCTGGACCAATCCCAGGACAGTGAGGAGCCTAAGGAAGGCGGGTACAATCTAAGAAGCATGTTCAAGGATGTCCAATCACCTTCAGAGGGCTCTACTGTGAACGTGGGGAAACGCAGGAAGAGTGTAACCATATTTGGGTTAAGGCGGGGTAGCGACCCCGTTGGCATTAAAGTAAAAGAAGGGACCGGAAGGGAGACCGGAGGTATTAGATTCGCTATTCAGCAGCAACCTGTAGTGCTGGAGGAACTGTTGCAGGCAGAGAACATTGAAGTTGCTAATGGAAGTGATACTAAACCTGGTATCAAACCTGAAACCAAGCCCTCAAAGAGTCAAACTCTCGCTTCACCTCAACATGTGCCTAACATTTTAGGTTCTGTTAATTCTCCCTCTTACCAAAGTAAGGATCTGGTGCATGCTCTTAAGGATGGCTCTAAACATAGACCTAGTGCTGAACCTGGTACCAACCATATGTTCAAACTTTCCATTGGGACTTCTGTAGCTTCTGCCCCGAGCTCTCTTCCCATTCCATCTCCTGCTTTATCTGAACATTCATTTAAGacaacagaaaaacaaggcAATGTTGTTGAGGATAAGGTGTTAAAAAAGGAAGAGGCATATGATCCTGGTCCACTACAGACCTCTACACCCATTGCCCCAATTCCTGTATCCATTCCAGGTTTCACTCCTGTCATTCCTATTGGTCAACCTGAACCCTGTTCGAGCCCAGGTTGTTCAGTTACTGAAACTCCCCGTGACCCAAGCTTCAGCACAGATCTGGAATCAGGTTTTGGTGCAAGCCTAGCTTTAATAAGCTTAggttcatctcctccatctttgttACCAATCAAGACcccatcttcatcctcttcattaaAAATGCCCATCTCACTGGTGGGGGTCACACCAAGCCCCAAACTAAGCTCAAGAAATACACCATCAGAGGCTGGAAAAACAGCCTTTTCCTCAAGCCCCAAACTCCCATCAGGCACAGCGATGTCTAGCCAGGCCCCTGTTCTATCTTCATCATTTAGAAAAAGTACAAGTCCATTACAAGCACCAATTCTCTTACCTGCTCTTACTGCTAGCTCCAAACTTGACACCATGCCAGTTTCACCACAAACCCCCTCTTCTTCTACAGCGGACCACAACCTGTCCTTCAGAAGTTCACCTCGTCTGACTTTGAAGTCAGGAAGTGTGGTGTCTGTAGCATCTATGACCAGAGGGGATATGATTTCTTTAAAGGAACAAGAGCTAGAAGTAGCCAGAACCCTGAAGACGgaagaaaaaactgaaataacgAGAGTAGGGATTCTGAAAACAGTTATACTTTCACCAGTTGAGGGACATTCTAAAGGTTCTGCCCTTTACTCTCCCACTGAAAACAGACTGAGCAGTTTGCCTCTGTCACCTTCCAGTCCACTGTCCCTCTCCTCACCTATAGGAAGCAGAATAAACAGTGTGACCATCATCAAAGCCAGCCCAGACAGCAAGAGAGAGTTTTCTGTTGTCACCCTGATGGAGCAGGAAGTATCCTCTacttcaataaaacaacagaaaggAGCAACTTCTGAACTCAGGGTTGAATCAGAAAAAGGAGATGAGatttgtgtttcaggtgttgGACATCGTGAAAGTCAAAATGAAGAGACTCCTAGAGCAGAAGTTAAACCAAGGGTGAGCCAAGAGAAGGATGATATGGTGGAGATGGAAGATATTAGGGACTGCAAAGTGACacaggtggaagaagaagagagggtggaggaggagttggaGAAGATGGTGACAATTTAG
- the rell2 gene encoding RELT-like protein 2 isoform X5 yields MCPPLTGRNLKGYRCRTGDMDDEKEEEKLGGNADDEDEENQDTVEQILKCIIENEANMEAFNEMFGNHAQHDPRLRKESVGGVPPHHHTVHSGSAHNSCHLCAQVRSKKGRRQSRPPRFKQRPGEQTVFSVGRFRVTHTDKKLHGGPNPLVNSGDQLDQSQDSEEPKEGGYNLRSMFKDVQSPSEGSTVNVGKRRKSVTIFGLRRGSDPVGIKVKEGTGRETGGIRFAIQQQPVVLEELLQAENIEVANGSDTKPGIKPETKPSKSQTLASPQHVPNILGSVNSPSYQSKDLVHALKDGSKHRPSAEPGTNHMFKLSIGTSVASAPSSLPIPSPALSEHSFKTTEKQGNVVEDKVLKKEEAYDPGPLQTSTPIAPIPVSIPGFTPVIPIGQPEPCSSPGCSVTETPRDPSFSTDLESGFGASLALISLGSSPPSLLPIKTPSSSSSLKMPISLVGVTPSPKLSSRNTPSEAGKTAFSSSPKLPSGTAMSSQAPVLSSSFRKSTSPLQAPILLPALTASSKLDTMPVSPQTPSSSTADHNLSFRSSPRLTLKSGSVVSVASMTRGDMISLKEQELEVARTLKTEEKTEITRVGILKTVILSPVEGHSKGSALYSPTENRLSSLPLSPSSPLSLSSPIGSRINSVTIIKASPDSKREFSVVTLMEQEVSSTSIKQQKGATSELRVESEKGDEICVSGVGHRESQNEETPRAEVKPRVSQEKDDMVEMEDIRDCKVTQVEEEERVEEELEKMVTI; encoded by the exons ATGTGTCCACCGTTGACTGGCAGGAACTTG AAGGGCTACCGCTGCCGCACTGGAGACATGGACgatgaaaaggaggaggagaagcttgGAGGAAACGCAGACG ATGAGGACGAAGAGAACCAGGACACAGTGGAGCAGATCCTCAAATGCATTATTGAAAATGAAG CTAACATGGAAGCTTTCAATGAGATGTTTGGAAACCATGCGCAACATGACCCCAG GTTGCGTAAGGAGTCTGTTGGTGGTGTTCCTCCCCATCACCACACAGTCCACTCAGGCTCCGCCCACAACTCCTGTCACCTCTGTGCCCAGGTCCGATCTAAAAAGGGCCGAAGACAAAGTCGACCCCCCCGCTTTAAACAACGACCAGGAGAGCAGACTGTCTTCTCTGTTGGCAG GTTCCGGGTGACGCACACTGATAAGAAGCTCCACGGAGGTCCTAATCCATTGGTCAATTCAGGAGACCAGCTGGACCAATCCCAGGACAGTGAGGAGCCTAAGGAAGGCGGGTACAATCTAAGAAGCATGTTCAAGGATGTCCAATCACCTTCAGAGGGCTCTACTGTGAACGTGGGGAAACGCAGGAAGAGTGTAACCATATTTGGGTTAAGGCGGGGTAGCGACCCCGTTGGCATTAAAGTAAAAGAAGGGACCGGAAGGGAGACCGGAGGTATTAGATTCGCTATTCAGCAGCAACCTGTAGTGCTGGAGGAACTGTTGCAGGCAGAGAACATTGAAGTTGCTAATGGAAGTGATACTAAACCTGGTATCAAACCTGAAACCAAGCCCTCAAAGAGTCAAACTCTCGCTTCACCTCAACATGTGCCTAACATTTTAGGTTCTGTTAATTCTCCCTCTTACCAAAGTAAGGATCTGGTGCATGCTCTTAAGGATGGCTCTAAACATAGACCTAGTGCTGAACCTGGTACCAACCATATGTTCAAACTTTCCATTGGGACTTCTGTAGCTTCTGCCCCGAGCTCTCTTCCCATTCCATCTCCTGCTTTATCTGAACATTCATTTAAGacaacagaaaaacaaggcAATGTTGTTGAGGATAAGGTGTTAAAAAAGGAAGAGGCATATGATCCTGGTCCACTACAGACCTCTACACCCATTGCCCCAATTCCTGTATCCATTCCAGGTTTCACTCCTGTCATTCCTATTGGTCAACCTGAACCCTGTTCGAGCCCAGGTTGTTCAGTTACTGAAACTCCCCGTGACCCAAGCTTCAGCACAGATCTGGAATCAGGTTTTGGTGCAAGCCTAGCTTTAATAAGCTTAggttcatctcctccatctttgttACCAATCAAGACcccatcttcatcctcttcattaaAAATGCCCATCTCACTGGTGGGGGTCACACCAAGCCCCAAACTAAGCTCAAGAAATACACCATCAGAGGCTGGAAAAACAGCCTTTTCCTCAAGCCCCAAACTCCCATCAGGCACAGCGATGTCTAGCCAGGCCCCTGTTCTATCTTCATCATTTAGAAAAAGTACAAGTCCATTACAAGCACCAATTCTCTTACCTGCTCTTACTGCTAGCTCCAAACTTGACACCATGCCAGTTTCACCACAAACCCCCTCTTCTTCTACAGCGGACCACAACCTGTCCTTCAGAAGTTCACCTCGTCTGACTTTGAAGTCAGGAAGTGTGGTGTCTGTAGCATCTATGACCAGAGGGGATATGATTTCTTTAAAGGAACAAGAGCTAGAAGTAGCCAGAACCCTGAAGACGgaagaaaaaactgaaataacgAGAGTAGGGATTCTGAAAACAGTTATACTTTCACCAGTTGAGGGACATTCTAAAGGTTCTGCCCTTTACTCTCCCACTGAAAACAGACTGAGCAGTTTGCCTCTGTCACCTTCCAGTCCACTGTCCCTCTCCTCACCTATAGGAAGCAGAATAAACAGTGTGACCATCATCAAAGCCAGCCCAGACAGCAAGAGAGAGTTTTCTGTTGTCACCCTGATGGAGCAGGAAGTATCCTCTacttcaataaaacaacagaaaggAGCAACTTCTGAACTCAGGGTTGAATCAGAAAAAGGAGATGAGatttgtgtttcaggtgttgGACATCGTGAAAGTCAAAATGAAGAGACTCCTAGAGCAGAAGTTAAACCAAGGGTGAGCCAAGAGAAGGATGATATGGTGGAGATGGAAGATATTAGGGACTGCAAAGTGACacaggtggaagaagaagagagggtggaggaggagttggaGAAGATGGTGACAATTTAG